A single genomic interval of Thermoplasmata archaeon harbors:
- a CDS encoding winged helix-turn-helix transcriptional regulator: protein MVDAKDFQIIRSILREPFASFTAIGGPLGLSGVTVKARLERLRRDGAVQVWGVPDPAVFRRHARFFVYGRISRRRLAFALARKSETVVRAAEGHERSFELVTYADTEDAGPPPEFVRRFGDPHFAATMHLSDPKESDCVLSPLDWRVLLPLVRNPRTPVQELASATGLSRKTVRLHREALVRKKLLNVLPFLAGAQAPGFVLYRLFLWMPSTSVGDRQRILGALPGTIFNAWTEEPAGLWLAGAAPTMAHLLRLRDQAERLPGILRVEYDVFLRNEPFPERLEGWIRAELERWETGRRRT from the coding sequence GTGGTCGACGCCAAGGACTTCCAAATCATCCGGTCCATCCTCCGAGAGCCGTTCGCGTCCTTCACCGCGATCGGTGGACCGCTCGGCCTTTCCGGGGTCACGGTCAAGGCGCGCCTGGAGCGACTCCGGCGGGACGGCGCCGTCCAGGTTTGGGGCGTGCCGGACCCCGCCGTCTTCCGGCGGCATGCCCGGTTCTTCGTCTACGGTCGCATCTCCCGCCGCCGGCTGGCCTTCGCCCTCGCACGGAAGTCGGAGACCGTGGTGCGGGCCGCCGAGGGCCATGAGAGGAGCTTCGAGCTCGTGACCTATGCGGACACGGAGGACGCCGGGCCGCCCCCGGAATTCGTCCGCCGGTTCGGCGATCCCCACTTCGCCGCGACGATGCACCTGAGCGACCCGAAGGAGTCGGATTGCGTTCTCTCACCCCTGGACTGGCGAGTCCTCCTCCCCCTCGTGCGGAATCCCCGGACCCCCGTCCAAGAACTCGCAAGCGCCACGGGCCTGTCGCGCAAGACGGTGCGGCTCCACCGCGAGGCCTTGGTCCGGAAGAAGCTCCTCAACGTGCTTCCCTTCCTTGCGGGCGCCCAGGCTCCGGGCTTCGTCCTGTACCGGTTGTTCCTGTGGATGCCGTCGACCTCGGTCGGAGACCGGCAACGGATCCTGGGCGCGCTGCCGGGTACCATCTTCAACGCGTGGACGGAAGAGCCGGCGGGGCTGTGGCTCGCGGGTGCTGCCCCGACGATGGCCCATCTCCTCCGCCTCCGGGACCAGGCCGAACGCCTGCCGGGAATCCTCCGCGTGGAGTACGACGTGTTCCTCCGGAACGAACCGTTCCCGGAGCGACTGGAGGGCTGGATTCGGGCCGAACTCGAGCGGTGGGAGACCGGCCGTCGCCGCACCTGA
- a CDS encoding response regulator: MRETRATGPGQPSSSEGGRALRILIVDDDATFRTELGGLLQASGYEVSLAADRSEALERLRTDHVDVVLLDLVLPGTSGLDILREALAAHPTTPFILLTGFGTPEVLVEARKAGASDVLPKPFEFEALERLLRAHGENRRAGRGAAAGPEAAPPRSPED; encoded by the coding sequence ATGAGAGAGACGCGCGCAACCGGCCCCGGCCAGCCCTCCTCCTCGGAGGGAGGCCGCGCCCTGCGAATCCTAATCGTCGACGATGATGCGACCTTCCGGACGGAGCTCGGCGGACTCCTCCAGGCATCCGGGTATGAGGTCTCGCTCGCCGCGGATCGCTCGGAGGCCCTCGAACGCTTGCGGACCGATCACGTGGACGTCGTCCTTCTGGACCTCGTCCTGCCTGGGACATCCGGACTCGACATCCTCCGCGAGGCTCTGGCCGCGCATCCCACGACTCCGTTCATCCTCCTCACGGGGTTCGGGACCCCGGAGGTGCTCGTCGAGGCGAGGAAGGCGGGCGCCTCCGATGTCCTCCCGAAACCGTTCGAATTCGAGGCGCTCGAGCGCCTGCTCCGAGCCCATGGTGAGAACCGGCGCGCGGGGAGGGGAGCGGCTGCGGGTCCCGAAGCAGCCCCTCCGCGGTCACCTGAGGACTAG